In the Brevundimonas sp. MF30-B genome, TGCGGACGATCCTGTGGTTCGCGCTCACGTCGTTGCTCGCCGTGCTGGTCGGGATCGCCTTCGGCCATCTGATCAATCCAGGCCTGGGGCTGGGCGATCTGCCGCTGGGCGAGGTGCGCGAACGCGAAATCCCAACGCCCCTCGAGGTGCTCATCGGCGTTGTGCCGACCAATCCCTTCGCCGCTCTGGCCGAGGGGCGCATTCTGCAGATCATCTTCTTCTCGGCCCTGGTGGGCGCCGCTCTGGTGGCGCTGGGCGAGCGCGCCGCCGGGGCGCGCAGGTTGATCGACGAGGGCGCCTCGATCATCTTCCGCATCACCCGCTGGGTGATCCAGCTGACGCCGTTCGGCGTCTTCGCCCTGATCGGCTCGGTGGTCGGCGGCTACGGCTGGGAGGCGCTGCTGCCGCTCGGCAAGTTCATCATCGCCATCTACGCGGCGTGCCTGTTCCACATCCTGGTGGTCTATTCCGGCTTGCTGAAGCTGCATGGCCTGAAGGTGACGTCCTTCTTCCGCGGCGCCTTTGCGGCCCAGCAGACGGCCTTCGCCACCTCGTCGTCCCTGGGCACTCTGCCGATCACCCTGCGCCAGACGGTCGAGCGGCTGGGCGTGCCGCAGGCCTACGCCTCGTTCGCCGTGCCTCTGGGCGCCAATGTGAAGATGGACGGCTGCGGCGCCATCTATCCCGCCATCGCGTCGATATTCATCGCACAGTACTTCGGCATAGAGCTGACCCTGACGCAGTACGTGCTGATCGGCCTGACCGCCGTCCTGGGCTCACTGGGCACCGCCGGAGTGCCGGGCACTTCCATCGTCATGCTGACGCTGACGCTGTCGACAGCGGGTCTGCCGCTGGAAGGCATCGGCTACATCATCGCCATCGACCGGATCATCGACATGATGCGCACCGCCACCAATGTCACGGGACAAATGCTGGTGCCTGTCCTGGTCGCCAAGGAGGAAGGCATTCTCAACGAGGACGTCTATGAGGGGCGTGTCGCGTGGCTGCCGGGCGACCCCGACGAACGCGCCATGGAAACCGGCCCAGCCGCTGGAATCTGATGTTGCAAGGCCGGGCGACGCGGGCTATGTCCGCGCCTCCCGACGGCGTGAATGCACGCCGTTTCAGGCTGGATGCGTAGCTCAGCGGGAGAGCACCTCGTTCACACCGAGGGGGTCACAGGTTCAATCCCTGTCGCATCCACCATTTTCTTCAATCTAATGCGGTTTCGGCCCGTCAGCGCGCACGCGAAACGGCGGCGAGGTTCGTGGTCGAACGGTCGCGTTGAGCGAACGGCGCGGCGCGTTCAGCCGGCTGGCGCCCCGGCGGTGCGCGGGGCGCCAGCCGGGGCCCTTCGATCAGTTGGACTTGCCGAAGAGCCAATCGAAGAAGCCGCGCTTCTTCTGGGCCGGCTCTGCGGGCGCCGGAGCCGGAGCCGGGGCCGCGGGGGCGGGGGCGCTCGACGCGGCCGGCGCCGCAACGGCCGCAGCCTTGGGAGTCTGAGCGACGGCGGGGGCCTTGGCTTTCGGCTTCGCCGCTGCGGCAGCGGCCTTGACCGCGGGTTTGGCGGTCTTGGCAGCGGTCTTGGGCTTGCCGGCCGGGCTCGGCTTGGCGGTCGCTGTCTTGGCCGCGCCAGGCTTGGCGGCGGTCTTGGGCGAGGCCTTGGTCGGGGCGGCCTTGGTCGCAGCCGTCTTCACCGGGGCGGCCTTCACGGCGGCGGGCTTGGATTTGGCCGGCGTCTTCGCCGCCGCCGTCTTCGGCGCGACGGTCTTGGTCGCGGCGGTCTTCGCCGGCGCCGCTTTCGGCGCAGCCTTTGCGCTCGACTTCGCCGCCGGTTTGGGCTTGGAAGCGCCTGAAGCGGACGCAGTTTTCGACGCAGACGGTGACTTGGCCATGTTTTCCCCGACCCCTCGGTTGTGGAGAGCCGCCCGGCCCGCGCCGGATAGCTGTGATTCGCCATCATAACCGGGTTTGAGAAATGTCAGAGTCCGCCGTTCAGATCACCGCTCGCGGCCCGCGAGACGCCGCCGAGGCCGCCGCCGCCGCCGTCGATGCGGACATCGCGCTGGAAGGCGCGACCTATTCGATCCTCGAGGAGGATGAGGACAAGGGCGTCTGGCGCATCGACGGCTTTCCGACTTCCGACGAGGAAGCCCGTCTGATGGAAGCCGTTCTGCGCGGGTACGAGGACCTGGAAGTCGTGGTCGAGAAGCTGGCCGACGCCGACTGGCTGGCCATGTCGCTGTCCGGCCTGCCGCCGGTCGAGGCTGGGCGCTTCTTCGTTTATGGCGCGCACGATCAGGGCAAGGTGCCCGAGGGGCGGGTCAATCTGAAGATCGACGCGGGCGCGGCCTTTGGAACCGGGCACCACGGTACGACGGTCGGCTGCTTGGAGGCGTTCGACCGCCTGCTGCAGACCGAGTGCTTCGACAAGGTGCTGGACGTGGGCTGCGGCACAGGCGTGCTGGCCATTGCGGCGGCCAAGACCGGTTCGCCGATCGCCGTCGGCACAGACATCGACGAGCCCTCGGCCCGCATCGCCAATGAGAACGCCGAGATCAACGACGCCAAGTGCGACTTCTATTTCGCCGACGGCCTCAGCGATCCGCGCATCGCCCAGCATGCGCCCTATGATCTGGTGTTCGCCAACATCCTGGCCGCGCCCCTGGTCGAGCTGGCGCCCGAGATCGCCGGTGCGCTGAAGTCAGGCGGCGTCGCCATACTGTCGGGGTTGCTGAGGACTCAAGAAGAACGGGTTCTGGACGCCTATCGCCCCCTGGGCTTCATCGTCGAACAGACCATACATCACGACGCCTGGTCGGCGCTGGCGCTGCGCAAGGCCGGGCAGGAGGGTTAACGACGGAACCGCCGCTACCGGCCTCCGTTCAACGGCGACGCTTCAAGTGCTTCAGGGAGGAAGCCGCCGTGACCCATTACGACAACGATCCGAACCGGCTCGTCGAGGGCCCGGCCTATGTCGAACAGGTGCATACCGAAACCGTGGTGGTGCGCCCCGACCGCGAGAGCAATCTGGGCTGGTGGATTGCGGGCATTCTGGCTGGCGGCGTGCTGCTGGCGGTGATCTGGATCCTGGCCAGCGGCAACGGGTCGGATCAGGAC is a window encoding:
- a CDS encoding 50S ribosomal protein L11 methyltransferase — protein: MSESAVQITARGPRDAAEAAAAAVDADIALEGATYSILEEDEDKGVWRIDGFPTSDEEARLMEAVLRGYEDLEVVVEKLADADWLAMSLSGLPPVEAGRFFVYGAHDQGKVPEGRVNLKIDAGAAFGTGHHGTTVGCLEAFDRLLQTECFDKVLDVGCGTGVLAIAAAKTGSPIAVGTDIDEPSARIANENAEINDAKCDFYFADGLSDPRIAQHAPYDLVFANILAAPLVELAPEIAGALKSGGVAILSGLLRTQEERVLDAYRPLGFIVEQTIHHDAWSALALRKAGQEG
- a CDS encoding dicarboxylate/amino acid:cation symporter; the protein is MLRRFFAIPLWQRTFAGLALGVLAGLIMGPAAETWLQPIGDVYLNLIRMVVAPLVLFTIASSIARLGEGAGAVRLGMRTILWFALTSLLAVLVGIAFGHLINPGLGLGDLPLGEVREREIPTPLEVLIGVVPTNPFAALAEGRILQIIFFSALVGAALVALGERAAGARRLIDEGASIIFRITRWVIQLTPFGVFALIGSVVGGYGWEALLPLGKFIIAIYAACLFHILVVYSGLLKLHGLKVTSFFRGAFAAQQTAFATSSSLGTLPITLRQTVERLGVPQAYASFAVPLGANVKMDGCGAIYPAIASIFIAQYFGIELTLTQYVLIGLTAVLGSLGTAGVPGTSIVMLTLTLSTAGLPLEGIGYIIAIDRIIDMMRTATNVTGQMLVPVLVAKEEGILNEDVYEGRVAWLPGDPDERAMETGPAAGI